The genomic interval CGCCCACCCCTGTAAAGGGGGCTTTTTAATTGTCTTGGCGGAACGGACGGGACTCGAACCCGCGACCCTCGGCGTGACAGGCCGATATTCTAACCAACTGAACTACCGCTCCAAAATACATCGACTAACACAACACCATACATCTTTTACAGCAACCAGAAAAATCTGGCGTCCCCAGGGGGATTCGAACCCCCGTACTCACCGTGAAAGGGTGATGTCCTAGGCCTCTAGACGATGGGGACCTGGAGTACACAAAACATATAATTATTTTAAATGCTTGGTGGAGATAAGCGGGATCGAACCGCTGACCTCTTACATGCCATGCAAGCGCTCTCCCAGCTGAGCTATACCCCCGAAAAATCTCGTAACAAAACCACAAGACACTCAAAACAATTTAAAATTTTATCCTATTTTTGTGCGAGCGCGCAAATTCAGTCTAGAAACACATTCGAGAGGCGATTCAATGCCTCCTCCTTGCCTAATACCACGAGTACAGAATCAATAGCGGGGGTCTTTGTAGTAGCAAATAGCGCATAACGAACAGGCATTGCCAAGGCAGGCATTTTGATTTGATGCTTAGCCAACACTTGTTTAAATATTGCGCTGTAAGCCTCTTTACTTGGTTCACATATAGAGATCGCATCAACCAAGTCTTTTAATGCTGGAACTATAGCCTCAGGTATGTTTTCTTTAATTTGATCAGTGGTCAATTGAGGCGCTGGCAAGTAAAAGAGCTTTACGCCTTCTGCAATTTCAAGCAAAGTATTCGCACGATCTTGAAGCAAACTCACCACTTGAACAAAGTCTGGCCCCGATTCGGTATCGATACCTAATTCGTGTGCAAAGGGTTCTGTGATCTCTGCCAATCTCATAGGGTCAGAATTTTGAATATATTGGTGATTAAGCCACAGTAATTTCTCGGGGTTGTGCTGTGCTGGCGAGCGACCCAAATTTTTTAAATCAAACCAGTCTACAAATTGCTCTTTAGTAAACACCTCTGCGTCGCCATGCGACCAACCAAGACGTGCAAGATAATTAAGAATGGCTTCAGGAAGGTAACCTGCCCTTTGGTAATCCCGCACACTCATGGCGCCGTTACGCTTGCTCATTTTCTCACCGCCGTCATTTACAACAGTTGGTAGATGAGCATATACGGGTGGTGTACCACCCAAGGCTTTCATAATATTAATCTGCCTTGGGGTGTTATTGACATGATCATCACCTCGAATTACATGGGTAATTTTCATATCCATATCATCAACCACGACACAAAAGTTATATGTTGGAGTGCCGTCAGGTCTTGCAATGACTAAGTCGTCTAATTCATCATTGCTAATTTCTATTTGACCTTTAACTGCATCATTCCAAATTACGGAACCGCCAATGGGATTTTTAAAGCGAATCACAGGACTAATACCCTCTGGAATCGGAGGCAAAGATTTGCCGGGCTCAGGTCGCCACATACCGTCATAGCGAGGCTTCTCTTTATTGGCCATTTGTTGATCGCGCAACAGGTTTAACTCATTTTCAGTCATGTAACACGGATAAGCTAAACCCGCATTTAGCATCTGCTTTACCACCTCACGATAGCGATCTATTCTCTGCATTTGGTAGATCGGACCCTCATCCCAATCTAAGCCTAACCATGACATGCCCTCGATAATGACATCAACAGCCTCCTGCGTGGACCGCTCAAGATCAGTATCTTCAATACGCAGAATGAAGTCTCCCTGATTATGGCGAGCAAATGCCCAAGGATAGAGGGCACTGCGTAGATTTCCCAAATGTATAAAGCCTGTAGGACTTGGGGCGAAACGTGTACGAATATGCATAAATAGCATTATCTCAGGTTAGCCTGAATATGACTAAATTCGGAACAAAGTGGATACTTTGACTTATGTGTGATGGTGCGCCAGTCAGGGGTGAAATCGTCTCTATCGGCAATGCCTGGCAAGCTGTTCTAGAGCGTCGTAATGACCCCCCATGTTGCCGTACGCAAAATTTTTTGGGTGACTTTGTTGGGCGCAGCAACGCTTCTGAGTGTCAGCCTCAAGAAATAAAGTTACTGATATTTTGCGTAGGCTTGGTGAGGAGGAAGTGCAAAGAAAGCACTCTTGCAGAATAAGTTGCAGTAGCAACTATCTGTGATTTTTGTGCCCAACCCTATCGTTTTGGTGCAGTAGATTGCATTCAAGTCTTGAAGACTGATTTATTAAGCGATGCCACCTACTCTCCTTCAAGCGGACATTAATCATCTATTGTTTTGTTGCCTGAGGTGCTGAGGATTTGTCGGCGGGAAGAATCTGCACAAAGAACTCGCCCTCTTTAATCATGCCATGCTCAACTCGAGCGCGCTCTTCGATGGCACGGGTCCCATCCTTGAGATCTTTAACATCCCCTGCTAATTTAGCATTACGAAGAGACAAGAGGCTATTCTGCGCCTCTTGTAGCTCAACTTGACGCTCCATCTCATACACCTTAAGCCATCCCCCCTTACCCAACCAAAGGGGGTACTGAATTGCAATCAGCAATACCAGCATGGAGTAAATGACTATACGCATAGACTATAGGATGCTTACTGCTTAAGGTTATAAAAGACTGACTTACCTGGGTAAGTAGCGACATCGCCTAAATCTTCTTCAATACGCAACAATTGATTGTATTTTGCAATACGATCTGAGCGTGACAAAGACCCTGTCTTAATTTGACCAGCATTGGTGCCGACTGCGATATCAGCAATCGTGCTATCTTCGGTTTCACCAGAACGATGTGAAATTACTGCTGTGTAATTTGCACGCTTAGCCATCTCAATTGCTGCAAACGTCTCTGTCAATGTACCGATTTGATTAATCTTGATGAGAATTGAATTTGCAATCCCCTTTTCAATGCCTTCTTTCAGAAGGCGTGTATTGGTTACAAAGAGATCATCGCCCACCAGCTGGATTTTCTTACCAAGCTTCTTGGTAATATCGGCCCAACCATCCCAATCGCTTTCGTGCATACCATCCTCTATAGAAACAATTGGAAATTGATCGGCCAGATTACCGAGATAATCAGAAAACTCACTTGAACTAAGTTGTAGGCCTTCGCTAGACAAATGATACTCATCGTTTTTATAGAATTCGCTTGCTGCACAATCCAACGCCAAAAGGACGTCCTCTCCAGCTTGGTATCCAGCACCCTCAATCGCTTTCATAATCGTTTGCAGGCACTCGTGATTACTCTTAAAGTTTGGAGCAAATCCACCTTCGTCACCAACAGTGGTAGGCATGCCCTGTGCAGCCAAAATCTTTTTGAGCTCATGGAAAATCTCAGCACCACAGCGTAAAGCATCGCGGAAGTTTTCAGCACCAACGGGCATTACCATGAACTCTTGAATATCTAGGCTATTATTGGCATGTGCACCGCCATTCACAATATTCATCATTGGAACTGGTGGCTGCATACCACCAGAACCCCCGAAATATCGATAGAGCGGAAGACCTGCTTCTTCGGCAGCCGCACGAGCAACAGCCATGGATACGGCTAAGGTTGCATTTGCGCCCAAACGCGCTTTATTGTGAGTGCCATCCAATTCAATCAGGGTGCGATCTAAAAATGCTTGTTCGCTTGCATCAAGTCCCAGAATAGATTCAGCGATCTCAATATTGATGTTTTGAGCGGCCTTCAAAACCCCTTTCCCCAGATAGCGAGCTTTATCACCATCACGCAATTCAATTGCTTCACGAGAGCCTGTTGAGGCTCCAGAGGGAACGGCTGCACGACCCATAACACCAGATTCAAGCAAAACATCACATTCAACTGTTGGGTTGCCACGTGAATCTAGAACTTCTCTACCAATGATGTCAACAATGGCGCTCATACACCTTCTCCTTAAACCAATATGAAATGGTTTGAAATAATTACCTAAAGCTGTCTTCTAAAAATGAGCCGCTTGATTTAACGACATTGTCTAAAGTTACCAATGATTCCAACAAATCTTTCATCCGATCTAGTGGCACAGCATTAGGACCATCAGATAGGGCTTTAGCGGGATCCGGGTGGGTTTCCATAAAGAGACCGCTAATGCCAACGGCAACAGCAGCACGTGCCAACACAGGCACGAATTCGCGCTGTCCACCGCTGGAACTCCCCTGACCCCCAGGGAGCTGAACTGAGTGAGTGGCGTCGAAAACTACAGGTGCATTTGACTCACGTAGTATCGCAAGGCTACGCATATCAGAGACAAGATTGTTGTAACCAAACGATGCGCCGCGTTCACAAACCATAAACTGGTCAGGAAGGTTCTTTTCAGAGGCTGCCATACGTGCTTTTTCAATGACATTGAGCATCTCGTGTGGCGAGAGAAATTGCCCTTTTTTAAAGTTCACGGGTTTACCACTCTGAGCACAGGCGCGAATGAAGTCCGTTTGCCTACAGAGAAAGGCTGGGGTCTGAAGCACATCCACAACGCTAGCAACGTCCGCAATTTCGCTGATGTTATGCACATCGGTTAAAACAGGCACCTCAACCTGTTTTCTGACTGTAGCCAAAATATCCAAACCCCTTTGCATTCCTAAACCACGAAAGGATGTGCCAGAGGAGCGATTGGCTTTATCAAATGAAGATTTATAGATAAATGGGATCTTAAGGGTAGAGGTAATTTCTTTAAGTTGGCCAGCGATATCAATTGCCGATTGTTCAGACTCAATCACGCATGGACCAGCTATTAAAAAAAGGCGTTGATCCAAATCTACATCGTATCCACACAGCTTAAATGCGCTCATAGTTTTCCTTTATGCAGCCTGTTTTTCAGCGGATTTTTGGTGCTCAAGTGCGGCGCTAATAAATGCAGAGAACAAGGGGTGTCCATCACGTGGTGTAGATGTAAATTCTGGATGGAACTGCACACCGAAAAACCATGGATGCATAGATGCAGGTAACTCCATCATTTCCGGAAGCTCCTCATTAGGGGTTCTGGCTGAAATAATCAAACCTGACATTTCAAGTTGCGGAACAAAAGTATTGTTGACCTCGTAGCGATGGCGATGACGTTCGTTTACCTCAGCCCCATATATTTGGTGGGCCAAAGTACCCGTCTTAACAGAACAACGCTGTGATCCAAGGCGCATGGTGCCACCTAGATCGGAGTCATTGGAGCGCTTCTCTAGGTTGCCCTCTCTATCAAGCCATTCGGTAATCAAAGCCACAACAGGCTGCTCTGCTTGAGGGTCAAATTCAGTGCTATTGGCTTTGTTAAAATTAGCTACATGTCGAGCAAATTCGATGACAGCCAATTGCATGCCTAAACAGATACCAAGGTATGGAATTTTTTGCTCGCGAGCATAGCGAATCGTTGATATTTTACCTGCGGTACCCCGCTTACCAAAGCCACCAGGAACCAAAATAGCATCAAGGTTTTTGAGGCAAGTAACACCTTCTTTTTCTATATCTTCAGAATCAATGTAATTGATATTGACACGTGTATGAGTATGAATGCCGGCATGACGCAAGGCCTCAATAAGTGATTTATAAGACTCTGTTAGCTCCACATACTTACCAATCATTCCAATGGTGACTTCATGTTTTGGATTTGCTAGTTCATAAACCAGCTGAGCCCAAACAGAAAGATCAGCCGGCTTTGCTTTGATTTCTAACTCACGGCAAATTAAATCATCCATCCCCTGAGCATGGAGCATTTCAGGAATCTTATATATCGTGTCTACATCCCAAACTGAAATGACAGCTTCTTCACGCACATTGGAGAATAGTGAAATCTTGGCACGCTCATCCTCTGGAATCGGACGATCTGCCCGACAAAGCAATACGGTCGGCATTATGCCGATCTCACGCAACTTTTGTACAGAGTGTTGCGTAGGCTTAGTTTTTAACTCTCCTGCGCTGTTGATATATGGTACTAAAGTCAAGTGCACAAAAGCGCAGTCATGCACCGGCAAGCGCAAACTCATTTGCCTTGCTGCCTCTAAGAAAGGAAGAGACTCGATATCACCGACTGTTCCACCAATTTCGCAAATAGCTACATCCGCTTTGCCATCATGACTTGCTTTGGCTCCGCGTTCGACAAATGCTTGAATTTCATTGGTAATGTGCGGAATCACTTGAACTGTTTTTCCAAGATATTCGCCGCGACGTTCTTTGCTGATGACAGATTCATAAATCTGACCAGTCGTGAAATTATTGCTCTTGCGCATCTTGGCAGACACGAAGCGCTCGTAGTGACCCAAATCCAAGTCCGTTTCAGCTCCATCTTCAGTAACGAAAACCTCGCCATGCTGTAAGGGGCTCATAGTGCCCGGGTCTACGTTGATATAAGGGTCTAATTTTAGGAGGGTGACTTTCAGGCCGCGGGATTCAAGAATCGCGGCAAGCGAGGCAGCTGCAATTCCTTTCCCTAAAGTAGAAACCACGCCACCAGTGACAAAAACGCATTTGGTCATCGCTTAATAAGCTCTCTTGCAAAAAGTAATTATAACGATAGACAATGCTTTCCCTCAAATTGAAAATCGTTAATATTCTGTTTTCTTGCCTATAAAGACTTTTTTAGCTATGCGCCTATTATTTGCCGCACTATTAACCATCCTCTCCCTTTTGCTATCGCATTCAATAAGAATGCCTGCCAATATAGGGGCTATTTTTGCTTTGAATCTATTTCTTGGATGGTCCTTAATAGGCTGGGTTATTGCCCTAGTTTGGGTGATGAAGGATGAGGAGGTTTTGTAGTTTTAGCCTGTAACTTTTCCATATTGCATTGAGGGATTACAAATCTTCCTAGTAAAAACCCATATTTTTCAATGATTTAGAGTTTTTTTAGTTAAATTTCTCTTTTAAACTCTTATATAAGACTTAAATAAGTAACTATAATCGGTTTAGTCGGGAGAGAATTCCCTTTCGGCCTTTCTCTTGACCACTTTTACCTCACAGGAAACACAATGTTAGAAGCCTATAACGCCCAAGTTGCAGAGCGCGCAGCTCTTGGTATTCCCGCACTACCATTAACCAAGGATCAAACATTTGAGTTAGTTAAATTGCTAAAAACCCCGCCTAACGGCAAAGAGGCTGAACTTGTAGAGCTAATAACAAATCGTGTTCCTGCAGGCGTTGATGAAGCAGCAAAAGTAAAGGCTGAGTTTTTAAATGCAATCGCCAAGGACACAGAAAAGTCCCCTTTAATTTCTCGTATCAAAGCAACTGAGTTATTGGGAGCAATGCTTGGCGGTTACAACATCAAACCGCTTGTTAAATTACTGAGTGATGCTGAGTGTGGTTCTGCAGCGGCGGCTGCCCTTAAGAAAACATTATTAATGTTTGACTATTTCCACGATGTTCAAGAGTTAGCGGAAAAAGGAAATGCGAATGCTAAATCGGTTCTGCAAAGCTGGGCTGATGCAGAGTGGTTTACAAGTCGCCCTGCTGTTCCAGAAAGCATGAAACTTACGGTTTTCAAGGTCACAGGCGAAACCAATACCGACGACTTATCCCCCGCTCCTGACGCTTGGAGTCGACCCGACATTCCTTTGCATGCTACCGTCATGCTGAAGAATCCACGTCCTGGCATTGAACCCGATGAGACCGGAGTTCGCGGTCCGATGAAACAAATTGCTGAGTTGCAGAAAAAGGGCAATCAAATTGCTTACGTTGGTGACGTTGTTGGAACCGGATCTTCACGTAAATCTGCAACAAATTCTGTTTTATGGTGGACTGGCCAAGATATCCCTTTTGTACCAAACAAACGTTATGGCGGCGTCTGCTTGGGCACCAAAATTGCACCGATCTTCTTCAATACGATGGAAGACGCGGGCGCATTACCAATAGAACTCGATGTCAATCAAATGAATATGGGTGATGTTATTGAATTGCGCCCATATGAAGGTAAAGCTTATAAAGACGGTAAAGAGATTGCTTCTTTCACAATGAAGTCCCCAGTTATTTTTGATGAAGTTCGAGCAGGTGGTCGTATTCCATTGATCGTAGGTCGTGGTCTTACTGCAAAAGCTCGTGTGGCCTTCGGTTTGCCAGCTTCCACGGAGTTCCGCGTACCTGTTAGCCCACCCGACAATAAAAAAGGTTACAGTTTGGCTCAAAAGATGGTTGGTCGCGCCTGTGGATTGCCAGAAGGTCAAGGCGTACGCCCAGACACTTACTGTGAGCCTCATATGACCACTGTTGGATCTCAAGATACCACTGGCCCTATGACCCGCGATGAGTTGAAAGATTTGGCTTGCTTAGGCTTCTCAGCTGATTTAGTGATGCAATCTTTCTGTCACACATCAGCTTATCCAAAGCCTGTTGATATTCGCACCCACCATGAATTGCCGGCATTTATGACCAATCGTGGCGGTGTTGCATTGCGTCCAGGTGATGGCGTGATTCATAGCTGGCTTAATCGTTTATTACTGCCTGATACTTGCGGCACTGGTGGCGATAGCCATACTCGTTTCCCGATCGGCATCTCCTTCCCTGCAGGCTCTGGTTTAGTAGCCTTTGCAGCAGCAACTGGCGTAATGCCATTAGATATGCCCGAGTCTGTATTGGTTCGCTTCAAAGGAAAAATGCAACCCGGTCTTACGTTGCGAGATCTGGTAAATGCTATTCCTTTGTATGCAATCAAAAAAGGTTTGTTAACCATTGAGAAACAAGGCAAAAAAAATATTTTTTCAGGACGTATTTTAGAGATTGAAGGCTTACCAGACCTTAAGGTTGAGCAAGCATTTGAATTGTCTGATGCTTCCGCTGAGCGCTCTGCAGGTGGCTGTGCAGTACAACTTAATAAAGAACCAATCATTGAATACATGCAATCTAACATCACACTAATGAAGTGGATGATTGCTAATGGCTATGAAGATAAGCGTACTTTAGGTCGCCGCATTAAGGCCATGGAGGCATGGATTGCAAAGCCTGAATTACTCAAGGCCGATGCAAATGCTGACTACGCTGAGATCATTGAGATTGACATGAGTGAAATTAAAGAGCCAATCCTGGCGTGCCCTAATGATCCAGATGATGTCAAGTTCCTCTCTGAAGTTGCTGGCGAAAAAATTGACGAAGTCTTT from Polynucleobacter necessarius carries:
- a CDS encoding superinfection immunity protein → MPANIGAIFALNLFLGWSLIGWVIALVWVMKDEEVL
- the gltX gene encoding glutamate--tRNA ligase, encoding MLFMHIRTRFAPSPTGFIHLGNLRSALYPWAFARHNQGDFILRIEDTDLERSTQEAVDVIIEGMSWLGLDWDEGPIYQMQRIDRYREVVKQMLNAGLAYPCYMTENELNLLRDQQMANKEKPRYDGMWRPEPGKSLPPIPEGISPVIRFKNPIGGSVIWNDAVKGQIEISNDELDDLVIARPDGTPTYNFCVVVDDMDMKITHVIRGDDHVNNTPRQINIMKALGGTPPVYAHLPTVVNDGGEKMSKRNGAMSVRDYQRAGYLPEAILNYLARLGWSHGDAEVFTKEQFVDWFDLKNLGRSPAQHNPEKLLWLNHQYIQNSDPMRLAEITEPFAHELGIDTESGPDFVQVVSLLQDRANTLLEIAEGVKLFYLPAPQLTTDQIKENIPEAIVPALKDLVDAISICEPSKEAYSAIFKQVLAKHQIKMPALAMPVRYALFATTKTPAIDSVLVVLGKEEALNRLSNVFLD
- a CDS encoding CTP synthase, with protein sequence MTKCVFVTGGVVSTLGKGIAAASLAAILESRGLKVTLLKLDPYINVDPGTMSPLQHGEVFVTEDGAETDLDLGHYERFVSAKMRKSNNFTTGQIYESVISKERRGEYLGKTVQVIPHITNEIQAFVERGAKASHDGKADVAICEIGGTVGDIESLPFLEAARQMSLRLPVHDCAFVHLTLVPYINSAGELKTKPTQHSVQKLREIGIMPTVLLCRADRPIPEDERAKISLFSNVREEAVISVWDVDTIYKIPEMLHAQGMDDLICRELEIKAKPADLSVWAQLVYELANPKHEVTIGMIGKYVELTESYKSLIEALRHAGIHTHTRVNINYIDSEDIEKEGVTCLKNLDAILVPGGFGKRGTAGKISTIRYAREQKIPYLGICLGMQLAVIEFARHVANFNKANSTEFDPQAEQPVVALITEWLDREGNLEKRSNDSDLGGTMRLGSQRCSVKTGTLAHQIYGAEVNERHRHRYEVNNTFVPQLEMSGLIISARTPNEELPEMMELPASMHPWFFGVQFHPEFTSTPRDGHPLFSAFISAALEHQKSAEKQAA
- the eno gene encoding phosphopyruvate hydratase translates to MSAIVDIIGREVLDSRGNPTVECDVLLESGVMGRAAVPSGASTGSREAIELRDGDKARYLGKGVLKAAQNINIEIAESILGLDASEQAFLDRTLIELDGTHNKARLGANATLAVSMAVARAAAEEAGLPLYRYFGGSGGMQPPVPMMNIVNGGAHANNSLDIQEFMVMPVGAENFRDALRCGAEIFHELKKILAAQGMPTTVGDEGGFAPNFKSNHECLQTIMKAIEGAGYQAGEDVLLALDCAASEFYKNDEYHLSSEGLQLSSSEFSDYLGNLADQFPIVSIEDGMHESDWDGWADITKKLGKKIQLVGDDLFVTNTRLLKEGIEKGIANSILIKINQIGTLTETFAAIEMAKRANYTAVISHRSGETEDSTIADIAVGTNAGQIKTGSLSRSDRIAKYNQLLRIEEDLGDVATYPGKSVFYNLKQ
- the kdsA gene encoding 3-deoxy-8-phosphooctulonate synthase, whose protein sequence is MSAFKLCGYDVDLDQRLFLIAGPCVIESEQSAIDIAGQLKEITSTLKIPFIYKSSFDKANRSSGTSFRGLGMQRGLDILATVRKQVEVPVLTDVHNISEIADVASVVDVLQTPAFLCRQTDFIRACAQSGKPVNFKKGQFLSPHEMLNVIEKARMAASEKNLPDQFMVCERGASFGYNNLVSDMRSLAILRESNAPVVFDATHSVQLPGGQGSSSGGQREFVPVLARAAVAVGISGLFMETHPDPAKALSDGPNAVPLDRMKDLLESLVTLDNVVKSSGSFLEDSFR
- a CDS encoding bifunctional aconitate hydratase 2/2-methylisocitrate dehydratase; translation: MLEAYNAQVAERAALGIPALPLTKDQTFELVKLLKTPPNGKEAELVELITNRVPAGVDEAAKVKAEFLNAIAKDTEKSPLISRIKATELLGAMLGGYNIKPLVKLLSDAECGSAAAAALKKTLLMFDYFHDVQELAEKGNANAKSVLQSWADAEWFTSRPAVPESMKLTVFKVTGETNTDDLSPAPDAWSRPDIPLHATVMLKNPRPGIEPDETGVRGPMKQIAELQKKGNQIAYVGDVVGTGSSRKSATNSVLWWTGQDIPFVPNKRYGGVCLGTKIAPIFFNTMEDAGALPIELDVNQMNMGDVIELRPYEGKAYKDGKEIASFTMKSPVIFDEVRAGGRIPLIVGRGLTAKARVAFGLPASTEFRVPVSPPDNKKGYSLAQKMVGRACGLPEGQGVRPDTYCEPHMTTVGSQDTTGPMTRDELKDLACLGFSADLVMQSFCHTSAYPKPVDIRTHHELPAFMTNRGGVALRPGDGVIHSWLNRLLLPDTCGTGGDSHTRFPIGISFPAGSGLVAFAAATGVMPLDMPESVLVRFKGKMQPGLTLRDLVNAIPLYAIKKGLLTIEKQGKKNIFSGRILEIEGLPDLKVEQAFELSDASAERSAGGCAVQLNKEPIIEYMQSNITLMKWMIANGYEDKRTLGRRIKAMEAWIAKPELLKADANADYAEIIEIDMSEIKEPILACPNDPDDVKFLSEVAGEKIDEVFIGSCMTNIGHFRAAGKVLEGKSDIPTRLWIAPPTKMDQMVLTEEGYYGVLGRTGARMETPGCSLCMGNQAQIRKGSTAVSTSTRNFPNRLGIDTRVYLASAELASVAALLGRLPTPKEYLEQVESLNAKAAEVYRYTNFDKIPSFSDVANTVAI
- the ftsB gene encoding cell division protein FtsB, whose amino-acid sequence is MRIVIYSMLVLLIAIQYPLWLGKGGWLKVYEMERQVELQEAQNSLLSLRNAKLAGDVKDLKDGTRAIEERARVEHGMIKEGEFFVQILPADKSSAPQATKQ